The following proteins are encoded in a genomic region of Candidatus Zymogenaceae bacterium:
- a CDS encoding GNAT family N-acetyltransferase gives MEDRADGLSWYEHIPVEHFYDSRHREHVCRFAGDKDLPAILQMYQTYTPKKGILGLPPADPESLDKWVRRFFAGERKNIVVMDPDGTVIGHAAVIPTDTESCEYFMALLPTEQHAGVGCLLMESVIETVRYMNKRRLWIVVDRQNIPVIRLHRRRGFEFRGEATDGDVEMELILSPSGRDGDRADGKPKGRRNSSGR, from the coding sequence ATGGAAGATCGGGCGGACGGCCTTTCGTGGTATGAACACATACCGGTGGAACATTTTTACGATTCCCGCCATCGTGAACATGTTTGCCGGTTCGCCGGAGACAAAGACCTTCCGGCGATCCTTCAGATGTACCAGACCTACACTCCGAAGAAGGGTATCCTGGGGCTTCCCCCCGCCGATCCCGAATCCCTTGACAAATGGGTCCGACGATTCTTTGCCGGCGAGAGAAAAAACATCGTGGTAATGGATCCAGATGGGACGGTCATCGGTCATGCAGCGGTCATTCCCACGGACACCGAATCGTGTGAGTATTTCATGGCGCTCTTGCCCACGGAGCAACATGCCGGGGTGGGGTGTCTCTTGATGGAATCGGTCATCGAGACGGTCCGTTACATGAATAAAAGACGCCTGTGGATCGTGGTGGATCGACAAAACATCCCGGTCATCAGGCTGCACAGAAGACGGGGATTTGAGTTCCGGGGAGAGGCGACGGACGGGGATGTAGAGATGGAGCTTATCCTCTCACCTTCCGGGAGGGATGGAGACCGGGCGGACGGGAAGCCTAAGGGGCGGCGGAACTCTTCAGGCCGCTAA
- a CDS encoding chloride channel protein, giving the protein MQSLSKRITHILDRFEQTEHAFLFINAILIGIMAGFGAAGFRYLIYLFQHLFYGPFDNYLWRISEIPWYYKLLVPTVAGLILGPMIYHFRELKGHGVPEVMNAVVLKGGRLPPRAVLLKALASALTIASGGSVGREGPIVMIGSTMGSSLGQLYDTSTQRMRTFVACGAAGAIAATFNAPIAGAIFSIEVIMGEFAIEHFSPIVVSSVIATAVSHQLTGNIPSFIIPTYELISVVELGNYAVLGLAAALVALLYTNVLYKTEDLFDLLPIPLYLHPALGGLAIGTIGIFFPQVFGVGYETVDMVLSGQRIAWTFLLSLTFIKILATSITLGSGGSGGIFAPSLFIGATLGGAMGYLFQAVLPEMTAPIGAYALVGMGAMVAGTTHGPLTAILIIFEMTHDYKIILPLMIACIISTVVARSIQIDSIYTLKLVRRGINIYKGRELNVLKSLYVKEVMRTEFEEVPEHTPFSSLMDLISESTFSYFPVVNTEGLLTGIFSLNDLRRIVREEESLHLLIVAEDIAAKDVITTHPDENLSDVIKKFGRLNIEEIPVMEREGSRKVVGMIKRKDVIEAYNREMLTRELA; this is encoded by the coding sequence ATGCAATCGCTCTCCAAACGCATCACGCATATTCTCGATAGATTCGAACAAACCGAGCACGCATTTCTCTTTATCAACGCCATTCTCATCGGCATTATGGCCGGTTTCGGAGCCGCGGGATTCCGCTATCTCATTTATCTGTTTCAACACCTCTTTTACGGCCCCTTCGACAACTATCTGTGGCGCATCAGCGAAATTCCCTGGTACTACAAGCTCCTCGTTCCGACGGTCGCAGGCCTGATCCTGGGACCGATGATCTACCACTTCAGGGAACTGAAGGGACACGGCGTCCCCGAGGTCATGAACGCCGTGGTGCTCAAGGGAGGGCGGCTCCCCCCCCGGGCGGTGTTGCTGAAGGCCCTGGCCTCGGCCCTGACGATCGCCTCGGGCGGCTCGGTGGGGCGGGAGGGCCCCATCGTGATGATCGGCTCCACGATGGGTAGTAGCTTGGGACAGCTTTACGACACCTCCACCCAGCGCATGCGGACGTTCGTGGCCTGCGGGGCCGCGGGGGCCATCGCCGCCACCTTCAACGCCCCCATCGCAGGGGCGATCTTTTCCATCGAGGTCATCATGGGGGAGTTCGCCATCGAACATTTTTCCCCCATCGTCGTCAGCTCGGTCATCGCCACCGCCGTTTCACATCAGCTCACCGGGAACATCCCCTCGTTCATCATCCCGACATACGAGCTGATCAGTGTGGTGGAACTGGGCAACTACGCGGTACTCGGCCTTGCCGCGGCCCTGGTGGCGCTTCTCTATACGAACGTCCTGTATAAGACCGAAGACCTGTTCGACCTCCTCCCCATACCCCTGTACCTTCATCCAGCCCTGGGGGGACTGGCAATCGGCACCATAGGCATTTTCTTTCCCCAGGTTTTCGGCGTCGGGTACGAGACCGTCGATATGGTATTGAGCGGCCAGCGTATCGCGTGGACATTTCTTCTCTCTCTGACCTTCATCAAAATACTGGCGACATCCATTACCCTGGGATCCGGGGGGTCGGGCGGCATCTTCGCCCCGTCCCTCTTCATCGGGGCGACACTTGGGGGGGCGATGGGATACCTCTTCCAGGCCGTGCTGCCGGAAATGACCGCTCCCATCGGGGCCTACGCCCTGGTGGGAATGGGGGCGATGGTGGCCGGGACGACTCACGGCCCCTTGACGGCGATTTTGATTATTTTCGAGATGACCCATGATTACAAGATCATACTCCCCCTGATGATCGCCTGTATCATCAGCACCGTCGTCGCACGCTCGATCCAGATCGACTCCATATACACCCTCAAACTGGTCAGGAGGGGAATCAACATCTACAAGGGGCGGGAACTGAACGTCCTGAAGTCCCTCTATGTCAAGGAGGTCATGCGCACCGAGTTCGAAGAGGTGCCGGAGCATACCCCCTTCTCCAGCCTGATGGACCTTATATCCGAGAGCACCTTTTCATACTTCCCGGTGGTCAACACCGAGGGCCTTCTCACCGGCATCTTTTCCCTCAACGATCTGAGACGTATCGTCAGGGAGGAGGAATCCCTGCATCTTCTGATCGTTGCCGAGGACATCGCCGCGAAGGACGTCATCACGACTCATCCCGATGAAAACCTGAGCGATGTGATAAAGAAATTCGGCCGACTGAACATCGAGGAGATACCGGTCATGGAGCGGGAGGGTTCCCGGAAGGTGGTGGGAATGATCAAAAGAAAGGACGTCATCGAGGCCTATAACCGAGAGATGCTCACCAGGGAGCTGGCGTAG
- a CDS encoding radical SAM protein, whose product MTDVSPIYGPVTSRRLGRSLGISLVPRKACPYDCIHCTLGPTTDLTVDRKSHIAPNDVIEALTYRLSELEAQDRKIDTITIAGFGEATLNLHIGEIEALIRRETRLPTAILTSGGLLARPSLRREMTGFDIVIAYLHAGGPETFQLVHRPHPDVRFDDVCAGLSHIKGEMTGRLWLEVMVCSGITDSDPELDALAQRVLSIDPDHVHIDTPTSPRVRHLAAPRERLRALARRIGERAVIIAP is encoded by the coding sequence ATGACGGATGTTTCTCCCATATATGGGCCAGTCACGTCCCGGAGGCTGGGGCGGTCCCTGGGTATATCCCTGGTCCCGAGAAAGGCCTGCCCGTACGACTGCATCCACTGCACCCTGGGGCCGACGACCGACCTGACCGTTGATCGGAAAAGCCATATCGCGCCGAATGATGTCATCGAGGCGCTGACGTACAGACTTTCGGAGCTCGAGGCACAGGATAGAAAGATAGACACGATCACCATCGCCGGTTTCGGCGAGGCGACCCTCAATCTCCACATTGGAGAGATCGAGGCGCTCATTCGGCGGGAGACACGCCTTCCCACGGCGATCCTGACCTCCGGCGGTCTCCTGGCGCGCCCTTCGCTCAGGCGGGAGATGACGGGTTTCGATATCGTCATCGCATACCTGCACGCGGGGGGCCCTGAGACGTTTCAGCTCGTTCATCGTCCCCACCCCGATGTTCGCTTCGATGATGTGTGTGCGGGGCTTTCCCACATCAAGGGGGAAATGACGGGGAGGCTCTGGCTGGAGGTGATGGTATGCTCAGGTATAACCGACAGCGACCCGGAACTGGACGCCCTTGCACAAAGGGTGCTGTCCATCGATCCCGATCACGTGCATATCGATACGCCGACATCTCCCAGGGTCCGTCACCTGGCGGCGCCCAGGGAGCGTTTGCGTGCCCTTGCCCGGCGCATCGGGGAGCGGGCCGTGATTATCGCACCGTGA
- a CDS encoding phosphoglycerate dehydrogenase translates to MTKRIRILAAFPLADSALQKLADTGTFDVTVKANIEGKDLAKAASGVDILIVSDTTIIDSSIIEKADSLKVIAVAGIDTENMDLDSITSRGILVMNTPKARTIAIAEHTISMLMALCRNIPQATASMKGGKWEKKKFMGTEVYNKTLGILGLGNVGRDVATLAMRIGMRVIAQDPYVSESVAARVGVKLVDLDHLLKHSDFITIHTPLTDRTKNRIDVKAFKKMKKGVRIINCAGGGIVSENHLLWALEKGIVAGAALDVFEGEPEMNKEILENEKIILTPHLAGATEEAHEKVSMTVADQIIDYTGDGTVTSPVNFLAISPDTLDVIRPYLHLGEKIGSFAGQIIDAETHISQIEISYLGAMMELPVSPITPHILKNFLGHVTDRKVNGVNAPVIAQESNIYVRERTSRETEDYSSELVLSLTGDHLSLTVIGAIIGSRPRIVKVDDYFVEAIPEGYMLYVSNADFPGVVGSVGSVLGEAGVNIGRMQLARDNNKQQNLILINLDSPVDDAVIEKLSALENVRDVCMLKF, encoded by the coding sequence ATGACCAAACGAATCCGAATTCTCGCTGCGTTTCCGCTTGCCGATTCGGCGCTTCAAAAACTCGCTGATACCGGCACATTTGATGTTACCGTGAAGGCGAACATCGAAGGGAAAGACCTTGCCAAGGCCGCCTCGGGCGTCGATATCCTAATCGTTTCGGACACCACAATTATCGACAGCTCAATCATTGAGAAAGCCGACTCCCTCAAGGTCATCGCCGTTGCCGGTATCGATACCGAAAACATGGACCTCGACTCCATCACCTCCCGGGGTATTCTCGTAATGAATACCCCCAAGGCCCGCACCATCGCCATTGCGGAACACACCATATCGATGCTCATGGCTCTCTGCCGGAACATCCCCCAGGCCACCGCCTCCATGAAAGGGGGAAAATGGGAGAAGAAAAAGTTCATGGGCACGGAAGTATACAACAAGACCCTGGGCATCCTGGGACTGGGGAATGTCGGGCGGGATGTGGCGACGCTGGCCATGCGCATCGGCATGCGGGTGATCGCCCAGGACCCCTATGTCTCCGAAAGCGTGGCCGCCCGCGTCGGCGTGAAACTGGTGGACCTGGATCACCTGCTGAAGCATTCCGATTTCATCACCATCCACACCCCCCTCACCGATCGCACAAAAAACCGCATCGACGTCAAGGCGTTTAAAAAGATGAAGAAGGGCGTGCGCATCATCAACTGTGCGGGCGGCGGCATCGTATCCGAAAACCACCTGCTCTGGGCCCTCGAAAAGGGGATCGTTGCAGGGGCGGCACTGGATGTGTTTGAAGGTGAACCGGAAATGAACAAGGAGATCCTCGAAAACGAGAAAATCATTCTGACGCCCCACCTCGCCGGCGCGACAGAAGAGGCCCACGAAAAGGTTTCGATGACCGTGGCCGATCAGATAATCGATTACACGGGCGACGGCACCGTCACAAGTCCCGTCAATTTTCTTGCCATCAGCCCGGACACTCTGGATGTGATACGGCCCTATCTCCACCTGGGAGAAAAGATCGGCAGCTTCGCCGGGCAGATTATCGACGCCGAAACGCACATCTCCCAGATCGAGATATCATACCTCGGCGCCATGATGGAGCTCCCCGTCTCCCCCATCACCCCCCATATCCTCAAAAACTTCCTCGGCCATGTGACGGACCGCAAGGTCAACGGCGTCAACGCGCCGGTTATCGCACAGGAATCGAACATCTACGTGCGCGAGAGGACATCCCGGGAGACCGAGGATTACTCCAGCGAGCTCGTTCTCTCCCTTACGGGAGACCACCTCTCCCTGACGGTCATCGGGGCCATCATCGGCAGTCGTCCCCGCATTGTCAAGGTGGATGACTACTTCGTCGAGGCGATACCCGAAGGATACATGCTCTATGTCTCCAATGCGGATTTCCCCGGTGTTGTGGGGAGCGTGGGAAGTGTTCTGGGCGAGGCGGGGGTAAACATCGGCCGCATGCAGCTTGCCCGGGACAACAATAAACAGCAGAATCTGATTCTCATCAACCTGGACAGCCCCGTGGACGACGCGGTCATCGAAAAGCTCTCGGCCCTTGAGAACGTCCGTGACGTGTGTATGCTGAAGTTTTAG
- the folD gene encoding bifunctional methylenetetrahydrofolate dehydrogenase/methenyltetrahydrofolate cyclohydrolase FolD codes for MDTLIDGKAIAADVRKEVAKKVAEMKKKAGIVPRLKVIMVGDDPASKVYVNLKSKASIEVGIDEETITRPADFSQEELIDLVHSLNNDDTVNGVLVQLPLPEGIDAETVTMEIDPEKDVDGITPANFGRLLTQRAPLEPCTPLGVMELLHRHNVEIKGKAATIVGRSNIVGKPVALMLMREHATITICHSRTVDLDRRVSDADILIAATGVPRMIKGEWIKEGAVVIDVGVNRLEDGSLAGDVDFDAARKRASLITPVPGGVGPMTIAMLMKNTLAAAQRQNGL; via the coding sequence ATGGATACTCTCATAGACGGTAAAGCGATAGCGGCCGATGTCAGGAAGGAAGTGGCAAAAAAAGTCGCCGAGATGAAGAAAAAAGCGGGGATCGTCCCCCGCCTGAAGGTCATCATGGTGGGTGACGATCCGGCCTCGAAGGTATACGTGAACCTCAAGTCCAAGGCGTCGATTGAGGTGGGCATCGACGAGGAGACCATCACCCGTCCTGCGGATTTCTCCCAAGAGGAATTGATCGACCTGGTCCATTCCCTCAACAACGACGATACCGTCAACGGCGTTTTGGTGCAGCTCCCGCTGCCCGAGGGTATCGATGCAGAAACAGTCACAATGGAAATCGACCCGGAAAAGGACGTGGACGGGATTACGCCGGCCAATTTCGGCAGACTCCTGACCCAACGCGCCCCCCTGGAACCCTGCACTCCCTTGGGAGTGATGGAGCTGCTTCATCGGCACAATGTGGAGATAAAGGGAAAGGCCGCAACCATCGTGGGACGGTCCAACATCGTCGGGAAGCCCGTCGCCCTGATGCTGATGCGGGAACATGCCACCATCACCATCTGCCATTCCAGAACGGTCGACCTCGACCGGAGGGTGTCCGATGCGGACATCCTCATCGCCGCCACCGGGGTCCCCCGGATGATCAAGGGGGAATGGATCAAGGAGGGGGCGGTGGTGATCGATGTGGGCGTCAATCGGCTGGAGGACGGGAGCCTGGCGGGGGATGTTGATTTCGATGCGGCCAGGAAACGGGCGTCACTCATCACGCCGGTACCCGGCGGCGTCGGCCCCATGACCATCGCCATGCTGATGAAAAACACCCTGGCCGCCGCACAGAGACAGAACGGCCTGTGA
- a CDS encoding efflux RND transporter permease subunit, whose translation MSIARFSIKNSALVNVITIVVFILGLYFSTHLSREVFPSFDFGYITISTSYAGASPEEMENLVTIPIEDEISDVDGIDEITSTSSEGMSVINVQAEADIEGAALDQLLNDIKNEVDKVGDLPEDADDPDCVKFDPEFGVISVALWGDIPESELRDLADWMQDELELIDGVSSVDISGYRDREFWVEVDPLKLEATNLSLSEIISAIRRRNLNTPSGSIDNGTKEILIRAIGEVETVEDIEDVVVASHDGVNITVGDLARVTKTFEEEESLSRLNGHRAVTLSVKKKALGDVIDIVDDVKVLVEEESAYLPEGANITLLMDESKYVRARLKTLLLNGLFGMILVIFVLYVFLDSRVAFWSSIGIPFSFLATIIVMYAMGITFNLLSMFALILVLGIVVDDAIVVAENTFRYLEEGHTLAEATVVGTNEVTMPVTAAIATNIVVFIPLTIMVGILGKIMNTIAIVVITVLLASLLEAFLILPSHLVEFGKKGRRNERDTKAWFNNIREYYGSVIASLINRRYMVVFGALGLAVFTVIFGVMTLKITFMGRMIAEKFNINITMPVDTNLEETDRIVREVEKYAQELPEEEVAGVITSVGDNSGRVQVELTEHGYKKVGSDVFINELREKTNLISGPTSITYQERGSGPSGGSAVEVHIHGDDYDTLLVLTDMFKDTLAEIPGVTDIDDDFVKGKEEVRFYFDEYVMGTLGLSITNVSSELRSAFSGGDAGDIREGSDKIEIQVKYDEDMQNIDNLLNFSVTSDTGERIPVKAFADIEFGKGLLRISRTDRMRDISVSADVIEGVTTSSEVNNYLIDTFGYRSDVYPGYTFDYGGEFERIGESLTSLYQSFLVAILLIYVILVALFRSYVQPLIIMATVPLSFIGVVYGLFISNVELSMMALVGVIALVGIVINDSLVMIDFINRSREKGMDVEHAVIESGKVRLRPIILTTLTTIGGLLPMALGIGGREPMLTPMAVSIVWGLLFAMVLTLIVIPCLYVVVEDIKEKLARSE comes from the coding sequence GGCGCATCGCCGGAGGAAATGGAGAACCTTGTCACCATTCCCATCGAAGACGAGATCTCCGATGTGGACGGCATCGACGAGATCACGTCGACCAGCTCCGAGGGGATGTCGGTTATTAACGTCCAGGCGGAGGCGGACATCGAGGGGGCGGCGCTCGACCAGCTTCTCAACGACATCAAAAACGAGGTGGACAAGGTCGGCGACCTCCCCGAGGACGCGGATGACCCGGATTGCGTCAAGTTCGATCCGGAATTCGGCGTTATCTCGGTGGCCTTGTGGGGAGACATCCCGGAGAGCGAGCTTCGTGACCTGGCCGACTGGATGCAGGACGAGCTGGAGCTGATAGACGGGGTCAGCTCCGTTGATATAAGCGGATACCGCGACCGGGAATTCTGGGTGGAGGTGGATCCCCTGAAGCTCGAGGCGACCAACCTGAGTTTGTCCGAGATCATTTCGGCGATCAGACGGCGCAACCTGAACACCCCCAGCGGCAGTATCGACAACGGCACGAAGGAGATCCTCATCAGGGCCATCGGGGAGGTGGAGACCGTGGAGGATATCGAGGACGTCGTGGTCGCATCACACGACGGTGTCAATATCACCGTCGGGGACCTGGCCCGGGTCACCAAGACATTCGAGGAGGAAGAGAGCCTCTCCAGGCTCAACGGACACCGGGCGGTCACGCTGTCGGTCAAGAAGAAGGCCCTCGGGGACGTCATCGACATCGTCGACGACGTCAAGGTGCTCGTCGAGGAGGAGTCCGCATACCTCCCGGAAGGGGCGAACATTACCCTCCTGATGGATGAATCGAAATACGTGAGAGCCCGGCTCAAGACTTTACTCTTAAACGGGCTCTTCGGCATGATCCTGGTGATTTTTGTGCTCTACGTCTTTCTCGATTCGCGGGTCGCCTTCTGGTCTTCCATAGGCATTCCCTTCTCGTTTTTAGCCACGATCATCGTCATGTACGCGATGGGGATTACCTTCAACCTCCTCTCCATGTTCGCCCTCATACTTGTGCTCGGCATCGTCGTCGATGACGCCATCGTCGTGGCCGAAAACACCTTTCGCTACCTTGAGGAGGGGCATACGCTGGCGGAGGCCACGGTCGTCGGCACCAACGAGGTCACCATGCCGGTGACGGCCGCCATCGCCACCAATATTGTGGTGTTCATCCCCCTCACCATCATGGTGGGCATCCTCGGCAAGATCATGAATACCATCGCCATCGTGGTGATCACAGTGCTTTTGGCGTCCCTGCTCGAGGCGTTTCTCATTCTCCCCTCACACCTGGTGGAATTCGGCAAAAAAGGAAGAAGGAACGAGAGGGATACCAAGGCCTGGTTCAACAACATCAGGGAGTACTATGGAAGTGTTATTGCATCGCTGATCAATAGGCGCTATATGGTCGTATTCGGTGCCCTGGGCCTTGCCGTGTTCACCGTCATCTTCGGCGTTATGACGCTGAAGATAACCTTTATGGGAAGAATGATCGCGGAGAAATTCAACATCAACATTACCATGCCGGTGGATACAAACCTGGAGGAGACCGATCGCATCGTCAGAGAGGTGGAGAAATACGCCCAGGAGCTTCCCGAAGAGGAGGTGGCGGGCGTCATTACCTCGGTCGGCGATAACAGCGGCAGGGTTCAGGTGGAGCTGACCGAGCACGGATATAAAAAGGTCGGCTCCGATGTATTCATCAATGAGCTCAGGGAGAAGACGAACCTGATTTCCGGTCCCACGTCCATTACCTATCAGGAGCGGGGATCGGGCCCGTCGGGCGGTTCGGCGGTGGAGGTACATATCCATGGTGACGATTATGACACCCTCCTGGTGTTGACGGACATGTTCAAGGACACGCTGGCGGAGATCCCGGGGGTGACGGATATCGATGACGATTTCGTGAAGGGGAAAGAAGAGGTCAGATTTTACTTCGATGAGTATGTCATGGGGACCCTGGGGTTATCCATTACAAACGTCTCATCGGAGCTGAGGAGCGCCTTTTCCGGCGGCGACGCCGGGGATATTCGGGAGGGGAGCGATAAAATCGAGATCCAGGTGAAATACGACGAGGACATGCAGAACATCGATAATCTGCTCAACTTTTCCGTTACCAGCGATACCGGAGAGAGGATACCGGTCAAGGCGTTTGCGGATATCGAGTTCGGCAAGGGATTGTTGAGAATAAGCCGTACCGACAGGATGCGCGATATTTCCGTTTCAGCCGACGTCATTGAAGGTGTCACGACATCGAGCGAAGTCAATAATTACCTCATCGATACATTCGGCTATCGAAGCGACGTGTATCCGGGATACACCTTCGATTACGGCGGAGAGTTTGAGCGTATCGGGGAATCCCTGACGTCTCTGTATCAATCGTTTCTTGTCGCCATCCTGCTTATCTATGTGATCCTGGTGGCCCTCTTCAGGTCGTATGTGCAACCGCTGATTATCATGGCGACGGTTCCCCTTTCCTTCATCGGCGTGGTATACGGCCTGTTTATCTCCAACGTGGAGCTTTCCATGATGGCGCTTGTCGGTGTCATCGCCCTGGTCGGCATCGTGATAAACGACTCCCTGGTCATGATCGATTTTATCAATCGATCCAGGGAAAAGGGTATGGACGTTGAACATGCCGTGATTGAGAGCGGAAAGGTTCGACTGAGACCGATTATCCTGACCACCCTCACGACCATCGGGGGGCTGTTACCCATGGCTCTGGGGATCGGCGGCAGGGAGCCGATGCTCACGCCGATGGCGGTATCGATCGTGTGGGGGCTCCTGTTCGCGATGGTGCTGACCCTGATCGTGATTCCCTGCCTCTATGTGGTCGTGGAGGATATCAAGGAGAAGCTGGCTCGAAGTGAGTAG
- a CDS encoding tetratricopeptide repeat protein, with the protein MKRAYRIVLLCLVIPALFNVSVAAQDVSDFLNTGDEAWDGRGAYGDPNNKKALDAYVAAADEDVYHFESHWKAARSCWWMSDQMLAVSNDPEDHIELSRMGMELADRARLMAPDALEGHLYYALCASHYVYGVGTLEAMQSGVFEEVLSELLWCYGKDPAYENGLVPLGLSAYYRLAPWPERSQEKALLYAEEARTTHADFLRAVVYLAACYQALGDFDRAVEILADAAEIEPDKIEEPDYRRWRRVIRDALEAGGLEDIDRIR; encoded by the coding sequence ATGAAGAGAGCCTATCGTATTGTTCTTTTATGTCTGGTGATTCCTGCGCTTTTCAACGTCTCCGTCGCCGCCCAGGATGTGTCCGATTTTCTGAACACGGGGGACGAGGCGTGGGACGGGCGGGGCGCGTACGGCGACCCAAACAACAAGAAGGCCCTGGACGCCTACGTCGCCGCGGCCGATGAGGACGTGTATCATTTTGAATCCCACTGGAAGGCCGCCCGGTCCTGCTGGTGGATGTCCGACCAGATGCTTGCAGTGTCGAACGATCCCGAAGACCACATCGAGCTGTCGCGTATGGGCATGGAACTGGCGGACCGCGCCCGGCTGATGGCTCCGGACGCACTGGAGGGGCATCTCTATTACGCCCTGTGCGCCTCCCATTATGTATACGGCGTCGGCACCCTCGAGGCCATGCAGAGCGGCGTATTCGAGGAGGTGCTTTCGGAGCTTCTGTGGTGTTACGGCAAAGACCCGGCGTATGAAAACGGCCTGGTGCCGCTGGGATTGTCTGCATATTATCGCCTGGCTCCCTGGCCGGAACGCAGTCAGGAAAAGGCCCTGCTCTATGCGGAGGAGGCCCGAACGACACATGCCGACTTCCTTCGGGCCGTGGTGTATCTTGCCGCCTGTTATCAGGCGCTGGGGGATTTTGATCGGGCCGTTGAGATACTGGCGGATGCCGCCGAAATCGAGCCGGATAAAATAGAGGAGCCGGATTATCGCCGCTGGCGCCGTGTTATCAGGGACGCGCTGGAAGCGGGCGGGCTCGAGGACATCGACCGTATACGGTGA